A stretch of Mycolicibacterium gilvum DNA encodes these proteins:
- a CDS encoding conjugal transfer protein: protein MALSKTWQGRLRRWRGGAHRAGVIALVAAAVFGAAAGCKVFFAPDRPDFIGIAQRERNQQSVVGAFASDFVVAWRTATVNQRDSLARFITLPEQGLALPSTPAAVITAPQVGPVLRMGTLDDTELYTAVISVNERPYASAQPTRTFYQVPVSLWNRQPRALDFPAQINDPGPGADFALDYRNALGPESPVFAVVAGFIRTYLTATNGLDRYVVAGAPLRPIGGYQSAVVSSAATSRSVPEAPAPGEQLHVRATVVAQTSQFATVNLVYPLTLENSGGTWMVAAIDLVPQVGGQSEADPVAKPHS from the coding sequence GTGGCACTGTCGAAAACCTGGCAAGGGCGTCTCCGCCGATGGCGCGGTGGCGCCCATCGGGCCGGTGTCATCGCCCTGGTCGCCGCCGCGGTCTTCGGCGCCGCCGCGGGCTGCAAGGTGTTCTTCGCCCCCGATCGCCCTGACTTCATCGGGATCGCTCAGCGTGAACGCAACCAACAAAGCGTTGTCGGCGCGTTCGCCTCGGACTTCGTGGTGGCCTGGCGCACGGCGACGGTGAATCAGCGCGACAGCTTGGCGCGCTTCATCACCCTGCCCGAGCAGGGACTGGCGCTGCCCTCGACGCCGGCTGCGGTGATCACCGCGCCCCAGGTGGGCCCGGTGCTGCGGATGGGCACCCTCGATGACACCGAGCTCTATACCGCGGTCATCTCGGTCAACGAACGCCCCTACGCCTCGGCCCAACCGACCCGCACCTTCTACCAGGTGCCGGTGTCGCTGTGGAACCGTCAGCCACGCGCTCTGGACTTCCCGGCCCAGATCAACGATCCCGGCCCGGGCGCGGATTTCGCGCTCGACTACCGCAACGCTCTAGGCCCCGAAAGCCCGGTGTTCGCCGTGGTGGCCGGATTCATCCGCACCTACCTCACCGCCACCAACGGCCTGGATCGCTACGTGGTTGCCGGTGCCCCCCTGCGCCCGATCGGCGGCTACCAAAGCGCGGTGGTCTCCTCAGCGGCCACCAGTCGCAGCGTGCCCGAAGCGCCGGCGCCGGGAGAGCAATTGCATGTGCGGGCCACAGTCGTCGCCCAAACCTCGCAGTTTGCCACAGTGAATCTGGTGTACCCGCTGACGCTGGAAAATAGCGGCGGGACCTGGATGGTGGCGGCCATAGACTTAGTGCCACAGGTCGGCGGTCAATCAGAAGCCGATCCGGTAGCCAAACCACATAGCTAA
- a CDS encoding ATP-binding protein, with product MSVPAPLRAIGNLRLTPHGVYADYLLSGQPFIFLSEEWQDRVAAEHAELWRALPSGSSISGLTVPVAPRATVRKMLYSHPDLRPGAAAPEGVSEAARPWVQHCRSWEPTIAGHRARRRIYWLSLPLDYGLAGRTPSGTWRRMVDAALGRDKDTDSSIAYYRDLAAQMVAALPAVFFPKPATVEQIWWHWNYIASRGAWDAPLPTQPFNPDATLPGSAFTPVHLDPGAAQLRARRWRAARTDADVFVRTFRDRTDGVADSYQALLPLDSFPDNGIAWPRSTLFKVLDDLTTPTTVLDWTINITFTSADVAVSTAENVIVNIRDQYRQRGRHASSSDELLRKLASGRELASELKRGSAERGVNAAIVIAAAAGDPDTVNRAVADVARTYRGQNIGSKRWRGSQPTLWRAFTPGGERRAALDEFRNPTTTKRFAPFVPLLASKLGNNTGVPLGMNLTSPGLRDVVLLDVLNAPARENPANLVICGSPGRGKSHATKNLSRSWLKLGAGLHLFDPTDAREHETALADFDDKVVIDVSRMNFSLDGLRVFPYKEAAERTIDHLLPQLGLSPLSRGAQRLWGLLAPESREANGIGSTAQLIRYLRDMPTARRTDADEDLLIGLEGLAAQRLLRPLFDESLPVPDIATTQCVIWNFAGLKLPTVTEEYQAHLHQQTTPGQRAAQALYGLGAEVAQSIFFGRPDQSDMLVVEECAAWTNSPGGQKCANTIIRQGRKAWTGFCGISQQPIKDFAVLEDEFIDQRLCLGFKRSDIAKATLQWCDRDLDRHPELLANYVNNTSPVQLVDHGDDAIDDRYGKVVPGREGEAWFLDEFGGFGKVALFAAPTAALAARFDTNPHRARQRSQATQRS from the coding sequence ATGTCTGTGCCCGCCCCGCTGCGCGCGATCGGCAACCTGCGGCTGACCCCGCACGGGGTCTACGCCGACTATCTGCTCTCCGGACAGCCGTTCATCTTCCTCTCCGAAGAGTGGCAGGACCGGGTGGCTGCCGAGCACGCCGAGCTGTGGCGTGCGCTGCCGTCAGGATCTTCGATCAGTGGCCTGACGGTCCCGGTGGCCCCGCGCGCCACCGTCCGCAAAATGCTGTACAGCCACCCCGATTTGCGCCCCGGCGCGGCCGCCCCCGAGGGCGTGTCCGAGGCGGCGCGGCCCTGGGTGCAGCACTGCCGCAGCTGGGAACCCACCATCGCCGGGCACCGCGCTCGCCGCCGTATCTACTGGCTGAGCCTGCCCCTGGATTACGGGCTGGCCGGGCGCACCCCCAGCGGCACGTGGCGGCGCATGGTCGACGCCGCACTCGGCCGTGACAAGGACACCGACTCCTCCATCGCCTACTACCGTGACCTGGCCGCCCAGATGGTCGCCGCGCTGCCTGCGGTGTTCTTTCCCAAACCGGCCACGGTGGAACAGATCTGGTGGCATTGGAACTACATCGCCAGCCGCGGCGCCTGGGATGCGCCGCTGCCGACACAACCGTTCAATCCCGACGCCACCCTGCCGGGGTCGGCGTTCACCCCGGTCCACCTGGACCCAGGTGCGGCTCAGCTGCGCGCCCGCCGCTGGCGGGCGGCCCGCACCGACGCCGACGTGTTCGTACGTACCTTCCGGGATCGCACCGATGGTGTTGCGGACTCCTATCAAGCGCTGCTGCCCTTAGACAGCTTCCCCGACAACGGAATTGCCTGGCCGCGCTCGACACTGTTCAAGGTTCTCGATGACCTCACGACACCGACCACGGTCTTGGACTGGACGATCAACATCACCTTCACCAGTGCGGATGTGGCCGTGTCGACCGCAGAGAACGTCATCGTCAACATTCGCGACCAGTACCGCCAGCGCGGCCGCCACGCATCGAGTTCCGACGAGCTGCTGCGCAAGCTGGCCTCCGGGCGGGAGCTGGCCTCAGAACTCAAACGCGGTAGCGCCGAGCGCGGTGTGAACGCCGCCATCGTCATCGCTGCGGCCGCCGGTGACCCGGATACGGTGAACCGGGCCGTCGCCGACGTCGCCCGCACCTACCGCGGCCAGAACATCGGCTCGAAACGGTGGCGCGGCAGCCAGCCCACATTGTGGCGGGCGTTCACCCCGGGCGGGGAGCGCCGCGCCGCCCTCGACGAGTTCCGCAACCCGACCACCACCAAGCGGTTTGCGCCGTTCGTCCCGCTGCTGGCGAGCAAGCTCGGAAACAACACCGGCGTCCCTTTGGGGATGAACCTGACCAGCCCGGGGCTGCGCGACGTCGTTCTCCTCGATGTCCTCAACGCGCCGGCCCGCGAGAATCCGGCGAATCTGGTGATCTGCGGCTCCCCGGGCCGCGGCAAATCGCATGCGACGAAGAATTTGAGCCGCTCGTGGCTCAAACTCGGCGCCGGTCTGCATTTATTCGATCCCACCGACGCCCGCGAACACGAAACAGCGTTGGCCGATTTCGACGATAAAGTCGTCATTGATGTCAGTCGCATGAATTTCAGTCTCGATGGATTGCGGGTTTTTCCTTATAAAGAAGCCGCAGAACGAACCATCGACCATTTGCTACCGCAATTGGGATTGTCGCCATTGAGCCGGGGCGCTCAGCGGCTGTGGGGGCTGCTGGCCCCGGAGTCACGCGAGGCCAACGGCATCGGCAGCACCGCGCAGCTGATCAGATATCTCCGCGACATGCCCACAGCGCGGCGCACCGACGCCGACGAAGATCTGCTCATCGGGTTGGAGGGCCTGGCCGCCCAACGCCTGCTGCGGCCACTGTTTGATGAGTCTCTGCCCGTTCCCGACATCGCCACCACCCAATGCGTGATCTGGAATTTCGCCGGACTCAAGCTGCCCACGGTCACCGAGGAATACCAGGCCCACCTGCATCAGCAGACCACCCCTGGCCAGCGCGCCGCCCAAGCGCTCTACGGGCTGGGCGCCGAAGTGGCGCAGTCGATCTTTTTCGGCCGCCCCGATCAGTCCGACATGTTGGTCGTCGAGGAGTGCGCAGCGTGGACCAACTCTCCGGGCGGACAGAAGTGCGCGAACACGATCATCCGCCAGGGCCGTAAGGCCTGGACGGGGTTCTGCGGTATCAGCCAGCAGCCGATCAAAGACTTCGCCGTGCTGGAGGACGAGTTCATAGATCAGCGACTGTGCCTGGGGTTCAAGCGATCTGACATCGCCAAAGCAACCTTGCAGTGGTGTGACCGCGACCTGGACCGCCACCCGGAGCTGCTGGCCAACTACGTCAACAACACCAGCCCCGTGCAGCTGGTCGACCACGGCGACGATGCGATCGATGACCGCTACGGAAAGGTGGTCCCCGGCCGCGAGGGCGAAGCGTGGTTCCTCGACGAGTTCGGTGGCTTCGGCAAGGTGGCGCTGTTTGCAGCCCCGACCGCAGCACTGGCCGCCCGCTTCGACACCAACCCCCACCGAGCTCGGCAACGCAGCCAGGCCACGCAGCGATCATGA